From Solanum lycopersicum chromosome 4, SLM_r2.1:
cggaatttcttagaagatattccattttggcccaaaccaatggcccctatatgcatacattgtgatagtcaagctgcaataggaagggctggaagcattatgtataacggcaagtctcgtcacataagacgaagacataactctgtgagacaactactctttagtggaattatcacaattgactatgtgaagtcaaaagataatgtgtcagatccacttacaaaaggcctaaatagagagggagttgagaaatcatcgacgggaatgggactatggccgagaacaagtcatcgtggcggtaactcaacctagaagactggagatcccaagatctaggttcaaggagataaaataaagtcattgatgacggttcaacattttcaaaagaaaaaaaaattattattattattttatggtccattctcatgatgagacaatatttagtaaccaggataaagacataaggactttttaatggtttctaagtttgatacagggaatatcaaatggtttatctatgggataacacatttagaaatcatctatgtaagtgtgaagtgtaagccgcttcaaggagaatccgatAAGGCCAGTTCTTTTAGCACTTACTAtacaagatgtgttcatggctgaaacgaacaaaacaatgagaactaagaacagttgaagggttgattgtgtgacatatgttgtctaggtatacaccaaagctcgacggttcaaatatatcaaatctaccgattgaacgagtatatccgatatatgttcactaccgattgggttttagcaagtgtgaatgggaaaagaaaaagagagaatatgaaaagtgagggaactactttggagggaaaatgaaaagtcatttctcccatatcggcaaaagaaatggaaattgttgtccttatagaaggaaacacttccattacttcttaaagagataagaagaagatgcaccctcgcgccgtcgtcgtcgtcgctcgctcggctcggctttggatttggcaaatgatgtgattgattgataaattttttggacaaaatttatttaatcagtttttgttaaatcaaataaatcctcttaatattatctcttataaatttgcgtaacattccgaaaagtcgttacttttccaAAAAgtcattacttttaaaaaagtagttattttcctaacagacacattttttcgaaaagttgttatttttccaaaagacacaactttctggaatAAACGGGTATGAACAGACACGTTTCTTgttgaaaatggctataaaaggaagtcaatttttgatttttcaaacactgaaaatttttctttctctgcatttatttttctcttaaataaaattaaagtgtcgatcgactgagtctgtatgacttgttgctgttcataagttcgttgaagttaaagaagtttgaggtaccgttatttctttaacaggtttaatccgttttatcttgggagaaattaatccataaacttgggtacagtgaggggattgaatttcttaaggacacacagtagtttctgtggactcaaattaattcttgtattttatatttttgctgcttcatcttatttctgtttctgtttattaaccttataaatacaagttattgtaagaataacacgAACCCCTCAGACTTGGCAGCTTTTGGACAGCCATCTTTTCGTCCTTTTCACGTCGCAGTCTTGCGTGGACTAGGTCCCTTACAAACTTTTTTATGAGTTCTTGAAAGGGTTCAACCTCTTCCATTCTGATTAGTTCATTACGCTAGCGCCTCACCTACCATTGACAGGATAACTTTACAGTTGTAcaccattttgtatcaaatGGAGAGAACTCTGCCTaggaccaggtccctgcatttgtgagataCTGAAACATACAATCTCGTCCCCTCTTCTTAGTGGTGTAGGACACTGCACTTATCACCTACCATATGAGATGACAACTTTTACGACTGTACCCCATTTGTATCTGGATGAGAGAACTCTGTCAGGGACCAGGTCCTTacatttgtgaggatcatcaaaacacctagaatataacaaCCATGCATATAAGGGAATAATAAAGCAGTTTAATGCGCTTGTTGATCTTTGCAACGTAATTGATCATCACTTATGTCTATTCATAtgcatttttcattatattgagcACGCTAATAGTAttctacaatatatatttttatctccAATCACTTATAAAAGAAACAAGTAAAATTTCAGGATTTATGAAATGAGACATTTGAAAAATGCCATGGAAGCAACATCAGCAcgaaccaaaaaaaatatttcgagAAGGACCTAACTGACCAACAAATAGATATCGATGGTTCTTGAGGAATTTTACATCTTACAGTTAAAACTGAAattcattatttgaattttcttttttattaagaaGTAGATATGCATCCAAAGtattaaatcaattatttcaatataattgatactctaaaactaaatgacaaataaCATAGTGAAAACCTAAAATACCgccattttttttacttttagtcCTACTTTTTGCACTTAGAATTTGTTTCATATTGTATCATTTCATCACATTTGGTTACATATATGTTTAGGTGAATCTTAGCTCAACAAAGTTACATGATAAGATAGTTTCTCGGATAATTCCGATTGTATTTTAGATGacaatattttcaattgtagcTTGAAACTTTGGGCaacagagaaaaaaaatggaaattacAACATCACGCAAGGAACACCAAGAATTGTAAAATTTTTATCCCATCGATAATGTCTACAAGGTAATTCATATAAACCTTACATATATCTTCATCTGTAACATTAAGTATTTTCGAATAGtttctagaatttttttaacattagtTTGCTCTTTCTTTACTTTTGGTTCgtagatatttgaaaaaataaaataaaacttttgaattatttttatctccTCAAGTTTCCTTACATTCTACAGTGTACTAACATGCTCTCATTAGTCTATGCTGAATTTAATGGAATCCTCCAactaaagaaaatcaaaatatggACCATTTGGCAAAAGAAGATTTAAagtatcaaaacaaaaaaatgttgaTTGTTATTTgcagttttgatgattttacaaacttcgggacctcataaaggtaccgggtttttttacttgagtattgcaggtgtCTTGTTTGaagtattgcagatgaaacaaacccagggacctagtagaggtaccagaCTCTCATGATGACGAGCCAGTTGACTGCCCgctggagacggtacagaaagtaggtgcacacttcccaatggcgtcagaaagtgtgacCTTTCCAGCCAATGacaaagaagtttaggaaagtgacttgcccatataaaaggcactttcctaaacagtTGTGagtagtttttgcaacttgataaaaacttttcaagaactcttgcaaaagCTAACacaaagcaaaggcagaattattccaagaacaacaacaacatctgagcttttcgtctagttgtttaggaatttattcttgtgttcttaaattgtaaaccactcctaaatctataaaggaattggtgtgttgtgttagaagtctaggttgtccagatgggatagcttagtgggtagactATTGTTCTATTTAGGCTTGTTAAGTAATAGGGGACTATTGCTTAacggtaagattgataactctttcttacgtttgatgtaattgtgttttacttttgcttttgaagactagtgaaaacgattgaaaatcttgtgagacaggtcgtgggtttactcccttaagcaaggaggtttccacgtaaaatattgtgttgattttactgcatttaactttctggtatTTTTCTGAAGTGatgtaagggacctggtccattacttaTTAAGTGAAGGCTCatattctatcaagtggtatcagagcaggcactatctatttggttaacaccaaggaagTGATATTGCTCTAGAATGGCAGCTCCACTTAACCTCGAAGAAGATCAGTCATCACATAGacctcctcgtttcaatggacacttctacagttggtggaaagttagaatgcacgattacctcatggctgaagatagagagttatgagatattgtTCTAGATGGACCATTTGTTCCAATGATGGAAGAAAAGGATGGAGAAAAGACAATTACTGTTCCAAAGCCCAGGCAGAAATATGATGATGCTGacaggaaaaagattgaaaagggtttcaaagctaaaactcttctAGTCTGTGGGATAGGACAGAGTGTCAGCTTGTGAGTCTGCTAAGGAAATTTGGGATTGCTTGACGACTGCacatgaaggaactgaacaagtcaaagaatctAAGATTGACATACTTACCTCACGATAtgagaacttcaaaatgaaggaaggagaaacaataCATGTCATGTTCACCAAGTTGTCTTCCATTACAAATGAGCTGCGAAGTCTGGGTGATCCTATAAGCATGACCAAACAAGTCAGGAAAGTGCTTCGAATTCTTCCAAAGTCTTGGGAGAGCAAAGTTGATGCCATTACAGAAGCCAAGGACTTGAAGGTGCTGACTATGGATGCTTTGATTGGTAACCTTAAAacacatgagatgaatcgaaACTATGATTTGTCAAAAAAGGAAGTCAAGAAGGACAAGTCATTGATGTTCAAGTATAAATCAGATGAAGTTtcaagtgatgatgatgatatggcatatctcatcagtagatttcaaaaaattgtgaggaaaaacaaaatttataaaagaggaacaaatgggACTCGAAATGCTCCTCAAGGTGATACttgctacaagtgtggaaaatctgggcacttcatcagagagtgtcctttgctcaagaatgaaaacaaggaacaacaaaaacacaagggtgacaaagaaaatagaagggacctggtacctgGTAACAGAGATCGTAAAGCTGCTGCTGATATGGTTGTCAAAAGGTCTCTTGCTGCTTGGGGGAATTcttcaagtgattcagaagatcCTGATGAGCCAAAAGATGTATCTACGGTCGCTGTGCATGAGGAGGAAACTGTCTTCAATGCTCTCATGGCACacacagaaaatgaagaagaggacaatcaggtaactcttcttgacatgaaaaatgacttggataaatattctcATAAAAAATTGAGAGCTTTGGAAAAAGTCATGCTAGATTCTGTGATAGAGTTAACATCTGAAAGAGATACCATGAATGCTGAGCTTGAAAttttaactgaaaacaaagttCAATTTGAAGAGACAATGTCAAGAATGGTGTCTCTAGAGTCAAATAACTCTGAACTTAAGAACCAGTTGTATCAGAttactgaagaagctgaaaagctGAATGGAAAGTCAAATAGTCTACAagctgaaattcaagaaaaattgaaaaactctgaAACAAATCTTAGTCTGTCACTtgaaaaaagtaacaaattagAACAGGATATCGTgaaacttaaggaagaacttgaaaaatctcttaagtggACCAAATCCTCAATGTTGCTGTCAAATGCGacaaatcagagtaatttcaataagaaaggactaggaagtCTGAACATAAGTCCTTCGTATAATCCTCAcagtaagtatgtgtttgtgtctgATAATTTGTTGTGTCTTCATTGTGGTAAGAATGGACATTTGAAGAATGAGTGTGTTAGCTGGGAAACTCGTGTGAAAGATACTCTAATTATGCTGAAAGACAAAATGTACCAAAAGAGAGACCTGGTCCTGCAGAGCTTGTCTCAACTCatagattttcaaagaaaaaatctgtTCCTGCTCCTATGTCTTTTGTTAAAAAGCTTCAAAATCTACCATATTGGACCAAGTACAATCTGATCACTCCTTTCTCTGCCTACTGGAAACTCAAgctgaaatgggttcccaagcttaacaagtgatttttggtgcaggtgagtgagaggagcagcagtcaatgttggtatatggataGTGGTTGCTCTAAATATATCACTGGTGATGTAAAgaacttcctctcactcaagacccTCCAAGGAGGAGGTGTCTCATTTAATGATGGCAAGAAGGGATACATTTTGGCAGTTGGCAAAATAGGAAGATatcttgaagattcaattgacaatgtttaccatGTAGATAGGTTGAAGTACAGCTTGCTAAGTGTGTCACAAATCTGTGATAAAGGAAATGAGGTTAAGTTTACTTCTGAGAAATGCACTATGGTGAGTTTAACTACAAACAAAGTTTTCTCACTGCacacagaagtaaaaatatgtatgtggcaAACTTGGAAATCTCTCATGGAGATGACTTAACATGTCTTAGtgctcaaaatgaaaatgctgATCTCTGGCATCATAGGCTGGGACATGTGAGTTCATTTTTATTGAACAAGTTGATTTCTAAGGACCTGGTCTGAGGTTTGCCCAGAAtgaagtttgctgaaaataaattatgtgaaGCTTGTGTTAAAGGAAAGCAAATCAAATCATCATTTAAGCCCAAGAATCAAGTAACATCATCAAGAACCTTAGAGCTGCTTCATATGGACCTTTGTGCACCCTTGAAGGTTCAAAGCAGAAATGGTaagaagtacattttggtaattGTTGATGACTATTCAAGATACACCTAGACGAGATTCTTGAGATCAAAGGCAGATACAGCTGATTAGCTGGTGGTAtatttcaaaatgattcaaaccaaattgaatcaagttgTTTGCAGCATTCGATCTGATCATGGGACAGAGTTTGAAAACTCAACACTGGATAGATTCTGTATGGAAAATGGTACAAGCCATAATTTCTCTGCTCtaagaactcctcaacaaaatggagtagtggaaagaaagaacagaaccttggtgaacattgccagactatgattattgaatcaaatcttGTTCAAAGTTTCTGGGCTGAAGCTGTTAACACAGCATGTCATGTTACCAATAGGTGTCTATTAAGAGCTGTGCTGAATAAGACTCCATACGAACTGCTCAACAATAGGAAGCCAATGCTGAGCTATCTTAGAGCATTTGGATACAGATGTTTTGTGCTGAATAATGGGAAGGATGATCTGGGAAAGTTTGATCCcagaagtgatgaaggagtatttgttggatattcttcatccaaCAAAGCCTacagaatattcaacaaacaaacacaatgcattgaagaaagaattcatgttgtctttgatgaaaatggaagcttaaagaatgatggatcaaatgatgatgataatgtgctGGAAATGCTCAAATCCAAGAAGACTGAAGGAGCTGAAGCTGATGCAGATCAACAACTGAAAAATGATTGTGATGATCAGAATCATAGTCTACCTGAAGAGGATGCTGAGGTTGAACAGGATGATATGGTACCTGGTACTACTCAAAACTCCAGCCAAAGTACATCAGACTCCCCAAAAGATGATGTCactcttgatgaagaagaacatgctGATCTGCCAAATCAGTCTGCTGCAAAGTCAGGATGGaagcatagttcatcacatcctcttgataaCCTCATTTCTCCCTTGAATTCTGGAATTCAAACTagatcaaaaataagaaatctgGTTGCATTCTCAGCATTTATATAATCTATTGAGCCCAAGAATGTTAAAGAAGCTTTAGGTGATGCAGACTGGATCAAttctatgcaagaagaactccatcagtttgaaagaagtaaggtatggtacctggttcctTGACCTGAAGGCAGAACAATAATAGGAACTAGGTGGGTATTCAGAaacaa
This genomic window contains:
- the LOC138348007 gene encoding uncharacterized protein, which encodes MEEKDGEKTITVPKPRQKYDDADRKKIEKGTEQVKESKIDILTSRYENFKMKEGETIHVMFTKLSSITNELRSLGDPISMTKQVRKVLRILPKSWESKVDAITEAKDLKVLTMDALIGNLKTHEMNRNYDLSKKEVKKDKSLMFKYKSDEVSSDDDDMAYLISRFQKIVRKNKIYKRGTNGTRNAPQGDTCYKCGKSGHFIRECPLLKNENKEQQKHKGDKENRRDLVPGNRDRKAAADMVVKRSLAAWGNSSSDSEDPDEPKDVSTVAVHEEETVFNALMAHTENEEEDNQVTLLDMKNDLDKYSHKKLRALEKVMLDSVIELTSERDTMNAELEILTENKVQFEETMSRMVSLESNNSELKNQLYQITEEAEKLNGKSNSLQAEIQEKLKNSETNLSLSLEKSNKLEQDIVKLKEELEKSLKWTKSSMLLSNATNQSNFNKKGLGSLNISPSYNPHSKYVFVSDNLLCLHCGKNGHLKNECVSWETRVKDTLIMLKDKMYQKRDLVSERSSSQCWYMDSGCSKYITGDVKNFLSLKTLQGGGVSFNDGKKGYILAVGKIGRYLEDSIDNVYHVDRLKYSLLSVSQICDKGNEVKFTSEKCTMNSSTKWSSGKKEQNLGEHCQTMIIESNLVQSFWAEAVNTACHVTNRCLLRAVLNKTPYELLNNRKPMLSYLRAFGYRCFVLNNGKDDLGKFDPRSDEGVFVGYSSSNKAYRIFNKQTQCIEERIHVVFDENGSLKNDGSNDDDNVLEMLKSKKTEGAEADADQQLKNDCDDQNHSLPEEDAEVEQDDMVPGTTQNSSQSTSDSPKDDVTLDEEEHADLPNQSAAKSGWKHSSSHPLDNLISPLNSGIQTRSKIRNLVAFSAFI